GGGGGTGGGATGAGGGGGGTGGGTGAGTGGGATGAGGGGGGTGGGTGAGTGGGATGAGGGGGGCTGGGTGAGTGGGATGAGGGGGGTGGGTGAGTGGGATGAGGGGGTGGGTGAGTGGGATGAGGGGGGTGGGTGAGTGGGATGAGGGGGGTGGGTGAGTGGGATGAGGGGGGTGGGTGAGTGGGATGAGGGGGTGGGTGAGTGGGATGAGGGGGGTGGGTGAGTGGGATGAGGGGGGTGGGTGAGTGGGATGGGGGGGGTGGGTGAGTGGGATGGGGGGGGTGGGTGAGTGGGATGGGGGGGTGGGTGAGTGGGATGAGGGGGGTGGGTGAGTGGGATGAGGGGGGTGGGTGAGTGGGATGGGGGGGGTGGGTGAGTGGGATGAGGGGGGTGGGTGAGTGGGATGGGGGGGTGGGTGAGGGGGGTGGGTGAGTGGGATGAGGGGGGTGGGTGAGTGGGATGAGGGGGGTGGGTGAGTGGGATGAGGGGGGCTGGGTGAGTGGGATGAGGGGGGTGGGTGAGtgggatgggggaggggagggaagctCTGTGAGtgggatgaggggaggggagctgCGTGAGtgggatgggggaggggagggaagctCTGTGAGTGGGATGAGGGGAGGTGAGTCTAGGCAGGGATGAAGGTGGGCCATGAGGCGCTCAGACACATTTGGTCCTTCCTTAGGTGTGTCTCTGTATACACGTCCTGATAAAGCTGTGTGCCATCCCCTTGGACACCTCGCCACACGGTGGCCGATAAGAGGGCTGGCCGTGGGAGACACTGAGCAGCTGTCCCTCTCAGCGGCTAACGAGGCCCGAGCCAGCACTGCCACAGGCCACGCTGGGAGTTATCCACACAAACAATTTGATTTATAAAGTGTGTTTCTTGCACCAGACTACAACGCAGCACTACACGAGCAAAAGTACagttaaaaacaacaacacagtagaTATTATATCATATATAAtattttataaactgggtggttcgagctctgaatgctgatttggctgacagccattgacagccatggtatatcagaccgtataccacgggtatgacaaaacatgtatttttactgctctaattacgttggtaaccagtttataatagcaataaggcacatcgggtgtttgtggtatatggccaatataccacggctaagggctgtatccaggcactccgcgttgcgtcatgcgtaagaacagccctccGCGTTGCGtcatgcgtaagaacagcccttagccgtggtatgttggccatataccacacctcctcaggccttattgcttaaatatatcatCTTTCTATGTCTTGTCTCTAGGTGTGACCTGTGCTGCCTCTCCTTCCGGACCCACCGCGGCCTGCTGCGGCACAACGCTGGCATCCACAAGCAGCTGCCCATAGACCCCGGCGGACAGCCCTTCATCCAGAAcaacccctccatcccctctggCTTCAACGACCTGGCCTTCATTGACTTCTCCTGCCACAAGTTTCCCCACATCGCCCAGGTCAGAGGAGAAATGATGGACAGAATCATGTTGCTAATGCTCACAATGCTACTGATACTGATACCACACATTATTATGATTATGAAACTGATACTGGTGGTATGTTGGTCATCTATCACAGGAGATCTCAGTCTGCTCTTCCACActctaaccccctgtctgtctctccaacaGGTCTGGTGTGAGACCAACCTCCGCCGGTGCACCAGCAAGTTCCACCGCTTCGTGTGTGAAGCCTGCGACAAAGGATTCCCCTTGCTCTCGGCCCTGGTCCTGCACAAGACCACCATTCATCAGCAGCAGCCATCACCCCCAGGGAGCGCCCAGGAGACCCCCGCAGCCCAGGAGAAGCCGGCAACCCCGGCCCCTCAGCAGGCCAGCTTCCTGGAGACCCTGGGTCTGCAGCACATCTCCCAGGTCAAGCTTCAGCCTTCGGAGGATGAGGTCCGGCAAGCCCAGCTGGACAGCATCCGGGTCATCCAGGTGGAGCCTCTGGCCTCCACCTTGCCCGAGGAGGTCGATTCCGCGGCTGCGGGATCCCTCGGCGGCCTCGGCTTGGTGGCGGCCTCGTCCCTGCAGGGCCTGTCCCAGAGGGAGGCCCTCAGCCTGCTCTCCCTGCAGCCTTTCCCCACAGGCTTCCTCTTCCACCCAGGTGGTGGTTCTACGATCAAGCCTGTGTGTGGCGAGGCTGGCTTGATGGAGCTGGCTGACATCCAGCAGATCCTGAAGGTGGCCTCGACCGCCCCCGGTCAGATGGGCCTCCTGCCATCCCTGGCCAAGGCTCCCCACTGGGGAGTGTCCAGCCAGGGCCAGACTGCCGGCTGCAAGCTCATGCCCCCACTGAAGCCAAAGCCCATGGTGGCACCACGCTCCAGCCTGGCTGCCTCCACGCTGCCGCCGCTCCAGAGCACCCAGCAGGCCTCCCTGGGCTGCATCAGCCCCAGCCTGCCCCCGCCGGCCAGCCAGCTGCTCAATATGCCCCAAGAGTCTTCGTcatcgtcctcctcttcctcgggCAGCCAAGCCTCCCTGGAGAAGATGCAGATGGAGGCGGACTGCATGGGCGATGCCCATATGCCCAACGACTCGACAGAGCTGCAAATCAAACAAGAGGAGGGCCAGGCGGCCGGAGGGAAGAAGGGGGCAGGGGGTTCCAACCGCGGCGGCATCAAGGCTTCCTACCCCTGCCGCTTTTGCGATCAGGTGTTTGTTTACTCCGGGGTGCTGCAGGCGCACATGCGCTTCCACCTGGGCATCCTGCCGCACCAGTGCAACATCTGCGACTACGTGGCGCCCGACAAGGCCACCCTTATCCGCCACCTGCGCACGCACAGCGGCGAGCGCCCCTACGTTTGCCGCGTCTGCCACTACCCTTTCACCGTCAAGGCCAACTGCGAGCGCCACCTGCGCAAGAAGCACATGAAGAACACAAGGAAAGAGATCGAGAAGAACATCAAGTACGTCTCGTCGACCACAACCCAGGATCCCTTGGAGCTGGCCTCCGCCGGCGACACCGCCTGCCGTTTCTGTGGTGAGGATCTAAAGAGCTACCGGGCTCTCCAGATCCACCTACGCACCCACAACGGCTGCCAGCGCAAGCCCTTTGAGTGCCGGCGGTGCGGGGCGGCTTTCTTGGCCAAGAGGAACTGCATCCACCACATGCTCAAGCAACATCCCGAGGTGCAGGAGCGGGAGATCGAGGAGCACATTGCCACCCTTCTCCCCGCCATCACAGCCACCACCTCCAGGGCCAGCTCCAGCAGCCCTCTGGCTCTCAATGGCCTTACGCCCACCCCCAGTGCCACCATGCAGCCGGTCAAGGTGGAAGATTTCAGCATCTACTCCTCCTCCGGTGACTTGGATCAGCCATTGGACTTCTCCAACAAGAGCCGCGGGGGGGGTGGAACCAGCAGCGGTTCAGGGAGCCTAGACAGTTCTCCTGGGATCAAACTGGAGACGGTTAGCCTGGTAGCCTACGACTGCTCCATGGAACCTATTGACCTGTCCATCCCCAAGAACCCCAACAAGAGGCTGAAGAGAGACGCCACCGCTGTTGACACGATGAGCGTGGAGCGCCGAGAGATCAAAAAGGAGCTGCCCTTCCCCAGTGTACTGGACCACCTCCCCTCAGCAATTCAGCTGGACAAGAGCTATGAGGAGAACCTGAAGACCCCCCAGTCTGGCTCTTACCAGTTCCCCCCAGTGACCATCTCCCCGCTTCTCATTAGTACCCCTACTGCCACAGGCCGGGCGCTCCGTCTCAAGCCCCTGCTGCCCAAACcgacctcttcttcctcctccctgaaAGAGCTTCCCCCTCTGGCTTCCATCGCCCAGATCATCTCCTCCGTCTCAACAGCTCCAGATTTGCTCAAGAGGGAGCCCACGCCGGATAACAAGGCTGGTGCCGGCCTCAACGGCCTTCAGACAGAACCGGAGCGTTTAGTTGGGGGCGACAACAGCTCTGAAGCCTCGATGGAAGAGCTCCCCCTAGAGGGCTCGTCCAGAAAGCGCACTAGGAAGAAGCCAGCGAGCCAGGCCAAGACTATAGCACCTGCCCGTGTGCCCACGCCCGAGCAAAACACAGACAGCGGCATGGACCTGGAGTCCAGTGGGGAGTTTGCCAGCGTGGAGAAGATGCTAGCCACCACCGACGCTAACAAGTTCAGCACCTACCTGCGGACGGGTGCGGTGGAGCTTGGAAGGAGGGACGAGGGGAGACAGagccagggagaggagaaagagtcgCCTCCTCAGTCTGTGCCGCCCCAGTCCAAAGGAGGGAAGAAGAATGCCTACTCCAACTCAGTGCAGAAGATGACCTGTCCCTTCTGCCCCCGGGTCTTCCCCTGGGCCAGCTCCCTGCAGaggcacatgctcacacacactggTAAGCCATATGGAAACAGACACAGATGGGATAACTCCCTAAATACCCAACACACAGTAATGTTGAAATACTGCGTAAATAGCCTGGTTGAAACAATGCAATGATACCTGAAAAATACTGTTCAGTAATGAAGAAAAACGTACATTTTATACAACAATTACAAGATGGTTCTTAATTTGACAGGTTTTCTAAAGGGTCTAACTGCTTGCATTTAGCATATTTACAACTTCCTGTGGGTCCACAACATGTCCCTAATACTTCTAATGTGACGTTCAGTCTTCTCTAATGTGCTGTCGGCTACAGGTCAGAAGCCCTTCCCCTGTCCCAAATGTGACGCCTTCTTCTCCACCAAGTCCAACTGTGAGCGCCACCTGCTGCGCAAGCATGGCGTGACCAACCGCTCGCTGCGCCGCAATGGCCAAATGTCCAAGAACAAGGATGGCGATGAGGTATCACACGACAGCGCAGGTAAGaaactactgtaatgtactgtattgtactgtaatatacGGTCTGATCTATAGGTTACCATTCTGTACCTATCTATCTGTAATTTGGCAgttcattttgtgtgtgtgttctagagaGTTCTGAGAATGAGCAGACTGCAGGAGAGGCTCTGGACCTGAGCAGCATGGACCCCGATCAGAAAAGCTCTGCATCCGAGTCGCCCAGCGCAGACCAAACACCAGACACTGCTGAGCTGCTGCTAGGGGAGATGGAACAGCaatccaacaacaacaacattgaaaATGACGACAACGACGATTCGCAGAGCAACAAGAGCTTGGACCTCAACTTCGCCAGCAAGCTCATCGACTTCAAGTTCTCGTCAGAAGGCCAGCAGCCCCAGACCTCCCTGGTTGGAGATAAGGTGGTGGCGGTGGCCGAGCCAGATAGAGTGGCGGCCGCCCAGCAGCAGGACCAAGAGCCCTCCAAGTACACCTGCAAGAGGTGCAAGAAAAACTTCCGTTATGCCGCCACCCTGGCTCGCCACGAGAAGGCACACTTGTGTGAGACTGCACCCCCCGAAGAGGCTTGTGGAACAGAGGAGACTGGGCCTGCCTCAGAGGATCTCCCCaacactactacaaccaccaccgAGGAGGAggatcaggaggagggagagggagagaaggaggctCCGGAAAGCGAGGGAGTGGGCAGCGTGATGGACAGTGgttcagaggaggaggagaagaaggaggagagaagtgaCGAGGAGGGGGCAGCAGAACCAAAGAATGAaggagaggcaggcagagggTCGGGGAGCAAGGCGGACAAGAGGAAGAAGATCTGTAACGTGTGCAGCAAACGCTTCTGGTCACTGCAGGATCTGACAAGACACATGCGTTCGCACACAGGTACTAGTTGATACCAGGGGGCAACTTTGGTTTTAAAAGTCAGGAGGGGGGTCCTCCCGAGTGGCTCAACGGTCTAACTcattgcattgcagtgctagaggcatgactacagacctgggttcgatcccaggctgtatcacaaccagagtcgagagtcccatagggcagtgcataATTAGCCCATCTTCGTGGGgatggtttggccgggggggctttacttggctcatcgccctctagtgactccttgtggcgggccgggcacctgtaggctgacctcggtcgtcagatgaaaggcgtttcctccgacacattggtgcggctggcttcctggttaaacgggcaggtgttaagaagcgcggtttggtgggtcatgtttctcCTGACTCGACTTTAGCCTctcgagcccgttggggagttgcagcgatgagacaagatcgaaaaagggggtaaaaataacatctgtgtatatatatatatatatatatatatatatatgcccccCACTTTATAGATTTTACTTTTaccccccctttctccccaatttcgatcttgtctcattttccaccataatttgcaaataaattcataaaaaatcctacaatgtaattttctggattttttttctcattttgtctgtcatagttgaagtgtacctatgatgaaaattacaggcctctctcatctttttaagtgggagaacttgcacaattggtggctgactaaatacttttttgccccactgtatgtatgtatgtatgtgtgtatatatttatttatttagttatttatgtatatatattttatatatatatggatagaaaaaatacaaatatggacCGCTCAGAGGCATCCGCGTAGTCCTAAAGTACACCGTTGcatcgttttgtatcacattccaatgataaaaccgAGGGAGATGATGACATGCCCCCCCGTCCCAAGTTGTGGCCCTGGTTGATACTCTAAGCTATTTCTTGATGCATTTATTGTTGCTTTACCTTCCTTAAAGATATGTTTTACCTGACCCTGTTCTGCTGTAAATAATTCTGtacatgtttatatttttcttcaggtGAGAGGCCCTACAAGTGCCAGACGTGCGAACGCACCTTCACCCTTAAGCACAGCCTGGTGAGGCACCAGCGGATCCACCTGAAGCCGCGGGGCAGCGAGGGGGCAGATGGAGCTGATGCCAACGGGGCAGAGGCCCCGGCCGGAGACTCAGCTAGTGAGGAGGGAGAGTGCACACCCACCAGCACTTGCCCCCCTTCCGAAAACGAGAGCGAAGGCACCGGAGGGGCCAGGGAGGAGGGAGGCGAGGGAACTGAGAAAGAGGCCCCTCTGCCAGGCCCCACATCCCTGGCCCAGTCCCTGTCCACCACTGAACCAGCCCAGTCAGAGTCAGCTACAGAGGCCATAGCTGAGCCGCTCGTTGAGCCAGTCTCGGAAGCAGTCTCTGAATCAGTTCCTGACCCACCTGTAGAACAAACCTCAGACGAACCCTCTGAAACAGATGTAGAACTAAACACTGAGGTATCAGCCTCTGAAATGGCTAGAGAAACAGATGGCAATGCAGCCACTCAAACGCCAACAGAAACCCCCAAAGAATCTTCCACAGAGTCCCCAGCCCCACAGCCCACTACCCCAGAGAAAGACCCCGATGGCCCCTCGGAAGGCTTCATCCAAGGCCTACTGGAGATCCACACCAAGCCTTCCCTGGAGCACATCCTTCCCGCTGGCGAGTCTCCTTTGGTGGGCGTTGAGTGAGGGAGGCACCCTCCTTCCTTCCTACCCCCAGTCTCTGGTTCTCTTTATGCAGTGGACCGCTGTATGTGCCGCAGTGCCATAAGATAGAAGTACTCCTAAAGAATGCAAGACGATGAAATCAAGAAGAAACACCTTGTTTCTAAGTGCCTTACTACttctattttgttagtttttttgctaTATCTTTATCTACATTTATCTACCGAGGATCTACATTTTTATAGCGTTTTATGATGATTACATAATTGTTTTTGGATTCTATGAGATGAACTTTGAATAAGCAATAAATGAAATCAAATTTACCATGACCGATTTATATTAAATGATCAAGTGTGTGACAGACAAAAAGAACTGTTATTGTATATTTAAACCACAGTCGTACCTTAAAAACAATGCTGAGAAGAGACTTGTGTTCCCCAGCAGTGGGGATTAAGTCTCTCATGTAACTGGAAGCACAGCAGATACCCGCCAGGCTGTCACAAAGGTGTCCTGAAAAAAGACTtgatttactctctctctctcatgatccCTGATAACCAACATTAACAGTCTCTCTGTTTGTATTGAGAATACATTCATGAACTGTGACATGATTTGGTGTTAGGAGGCAAATCAAAGAAAACAGACCTGACAATGGATAGCGTACCATATCTGAGATCTATGCTGTTGCGTTCCCCTAGGCTCTCTTTATCTTGCCATGATATGGGCAATATTTGCCTGAAACGTGTGTTTTTCCCCCGAATCATTCTCATTTAATTTCATGTGCGTTGACCATGTTGCATGtgggagtgttgtgtgtgtgtgtgtgtgtgttattcgtTCAGGAGAGGTTGGGGGATATAAGGTGTTTGAGGAAATGTACTTTTCCAGAACAAAAGGGCTTGATATGTGTACCCCCCCCATATCTCTCACTGTCACTTTCTAGCGTTCCCAGTGTGTCCGGCGTGTGTTGTGTCCACCTCCCCCTTAGTGGCAACTCATTTCCTTGCCGCTACTTTAGACGTCTTCCAAAACCAACCGTCACTGTGTTCTTAAAGGCCTACCTGTGGTTCTGATGGGTTATTTTGATGCAGAACCTCACCTTCGGCGCTAGGTGGAAAACTACTCTGTTTTGTCTACTTGAACTTTTGTAGCCCTTCTGCCTCCCATTCAGGcagccaccttccaccacaccaCTCGCCCCCCCTTAAGGGCATCTTTTCCGAGGTGGGACTCAAATGTCAATCATGTCACCTTGTGGGGTTGAATTTTGTCTAAATGTATGTGTTTTTCTCCCGTCtcattttatatttaaaaaaaactcagAAGCAAACAAATCAAACCTCATGGCGCGGTAAGACGCAGGCAGCATCGGCTGGCTGGAGGCTGACGGACCGAGAGCAGAGAGCACTGGACTAGTCAGCCTCTGCCAGGCAACTGCCCATATGGCACTAACAAATTACAAACAAATCTACTACGACAATAAACAGCTAAGCAATCAGAGAGAATGAACTGAAGTGAATTTCTGAGCTGTGTTTGGAACTTGAACGTAACACAGAGTATtaagtggaggggagaggaggaggtgcgGCACAttgagggggaggcagggtagcctagtggttaagagcgttggactagtaaccggaaggttgcaagttcaaacccccgagctgacaaggtacaaatctgtcgttctgcccctgaacaggtggCGAGGCAAGTACTCCATGCAGAAAGAAGTCTGCCCTCTAGTGGCCGTACCACAGTATCTCCCCCATCCCAATCCTGCTCTCAGGCACTGGGAAAGTATTGTCAGAATAGAATgctaaatgcaattgtgttctaaAAAAACACTGTGTTAAGGGACTCACTCAGCTTATCTCATTATACCTTTGACCCCGTGTGGGTGTATGATTATGAGTCCCATGAGAATGCACATGGActgttttattgtatttatttggaAATCTGGTGAGGGGTGAATAGATGTGACTTGAGGAAAAGCCATGTATTATTACCACATTGATGCTGCAGAGAATACCGGATTCAAATCCACAAAATGGTCGCCCAGCATCGGCCCGGGACTTCTATTAGCAATAATCACTATTGATTTGAAAGCTTTATGTTGACCTTTGTATTTGTTTATAGACTGTGTGGgtctatttttgttttgtttattatttttagTTTGGCTAAGATTTTCTTTCTTCCTCAGATATATAAATACGTATAAAACTGTGAAATTCACTGTGTTTCAGATAATGGGTGAGTTTTAGGCTTGTTTTGCATGTAACCCTAATTTGTTCAATTACGGATGATTCATTTTTTCTCTACATCTCGCTCTCAGGGTCTTTATAAAATGCATATTCAATACTTCATTTTCCTGAGTTGCAAGAAGTTCTTACAAGTTCTTTTTTTACGATTAAAACTGTCAATCACTACATTTAGCACTTGACTGTGAACTGCAATCAGCAGAACAGAGAAAATGAACTTGTGCAAAAAATCCTCGTGGTTGAGAGCGTGCTGTCAGCAGGATTCTTGTTTTAATACTATACCCATTTGTTTTGTCTGCTTTTGATTGATTATACATTTTTACCCCGTCCCTCAAATTGCAGTCACCTCTCGTTTCAACCTCTCTCATTTGAAGAGGAAATCAAATCGTGACTCTGTAAAAACCAATGAAAGTGGCTGTGTCACTGTCTGACGTTCTGGCCCTTTGTGTAACGTTCTGGCCCTCTGTGTCGCTGCTACGGCCACACCAGAACTCACCTCATAAATGGGCCTGGATCAGAACCTTTAAAGTTAGCTAAACTGCTCCCCTCCCTCCTGGTATTACAGTGCTTCAGAATCAGAAATGTAAGCTGTTCTGTGTCGAAAAAATTCAAGCAATAAAGATATATTAAGGAAAGGTGTGAATCAAACTGGCCTGGTAGTGTCTTTTATTGTCTGGCACAAACCTGCATTGATCACCTGTACTTTGAATTTTGTTTTACACTATGTATGGCCCTGTATACACAGTTTGTACAACACATTTGACACAACATTTGTGATACAACAGAGTTTGTCTTTACAAAAATGTTTACACAGCTGTTTTGGAGACACTGATTGTGTTAAAGTTCTTGTGCAG
Above is a window of Oncorhynchus kisutch isolate 150728-3 linkage group LG18, Okis_V2, whole genome shotgun sequence DNA encoding:
- the LOC109909836 gene encoding ras-responsive element-binding protein 1-like isoform X3 — protein: MESTRPGGGVSVELSAGETEHSEEQETPDSTHTQDKHTGSNGAMEEEEEEGMDGENGENMTEEEGVDLSSINTMLSTVMNAGQLNGALEPSTPSTPISKTTLPRPPSVNRNARRNTMEAKDFSTDFICPLCDKDCMTQHQLTMHIRQHNSDNGATDHSCSICGKALSSASSLDRHMLVHSGERPYKCSFCGQTFTTNGNMHRHMKIHDKDPAGVVPTSPPLPTKRRRPSAKRRSAMDEDKERSDEPDKKKVLEESVLEELGSGQGDDEVLPCPICFKTFGCKYDLEVHMDTHPDTTLRCDLCCLSFRTHRGLLRHNAGIHKQLPIDPGGQPFIQNNPSIPSGFNDLAFIDFSCHKFPHIAQVWCETNLRRCTSKFHRFVCEACDKGFPLLSALVLHKTTIHQQQPSPPGSAQETPAAQEKPATPAPQQASFLETLGLQHISQVKLQPSEDEVRQAQLDSIRVIQVEPLASTLPEEVDSAAAGSLGGLGLVAASSLQGLSQREALSLLSLQPFPTGFLFHPGGGSTIKPVCGEAGLMELADIQQILKVASTAPGQMGLLPSLAKAPHWGVSSQGQTAGCKLMPPLKPKPMVAPRSSLAASTLPPLQSTQQASLGCISPSLPPPASQLLNMPQESSSSSSSSSGSQASLEKMQMEADCMGDAHMPNDSTELQIKQEEGQAAGGKKGAGGSNRGGIKASYPCRFCDQVFVYSGVLQAHMRFHLGILPHQCNICDYVAPDKATLIRHLRTHSGERPYVCRVCHYPFTVKANCERHLRKKHMKNTRKEIEKNIKYVSSTTTQDPLELASAGDTACRFCGEDLKSYRALQIHLRTHNGCQRKPFECRRCGAAFLAKRNCIHHMLKQHPEVQEREIEEHIATLLPAITATTSRASSSSPLALNGLTPTPSATMQPVKVEDFSIYSSSGDLDQPLDFSNKSRGGGGTSSGSGSLDSSPGIKLETVSLVAYDCSMEPIDLSIPKNPNKRLKRDATAVDTMSVERREIKKELPFPSVLDHLPSAIQLDKSYEENLKTPQSGSYQFPPVTISPLLISTPTATGRALRLKPLLPKPTSSSSSLKELPPLASIAQIISSVSTAPDLLKREPTPDNKAGAGLNGLQTEPERLVGGDNSSEASMEELPLEGSSRKRTRKKPASQAKTIAPARVPTPEQNTDSGMDLESSGEFASVEKMLATTDANKFSTYLRTGAVELGRRDEGRQSQGEEKESPPQSVPPQSKGGKKNAYSNSVQKMTCPFCPRVFPWASSLQRHMLTHTVFSNVLSATGQKPFPCPKCDAFFSTKSNCERHLLRKHGVTNRSLRRNGQMSKNKDGDEVSHDSAESSENEQTAGEALDLSSMDPDQKSSASESPSADQTPDTAELLLGEMEQQSNNNNIENDDNDDSQSNKSLDLNFASKLIDFKFSSEGQQPQTSLVGDKVVAVAEPDRVAAAQQQDQEPSKYTCKRCKKNFRYAATLARHEKAHLCETAPPEEACGTEETGPASEDLPNTTTTTTEEEDQEEGEGEKEAPESEGVGSVMDSGSEEEEKKEERSDEEGAAEPKNEGEAGRGSGSKADKRKKICNVCSKRFWSLQDLTRHMRSHTGERPYKCQTCERTFTLKHSLVRHQRIHLKPRGSEGADGADANGAEAPAGDSASEEGECTPTSTCPPSENESEGTGGAREEGGEGTEKEAPLPGPTSLAQSLSTTEPAQSESATEAIAEPLVEPVSEAVSESVPDPPVEQTSDEPSETDVELNTEVSASEMARETDGNAATQTPTETPKESSTESPAPQPTTPEKDPDGPSEGFIQGLLEIHTKPSLEHILPAGESPLVGVE